Proteins from a genomic interval of uncultured Methanobrevibacter sp.:
- the mvk gene encoding mevalonate kinase, producing the protein MIAKASAPAKTILFGEHSVVYDEPAIAGAVNKRAYVTVKPSENGRTIFRAPDIGFEAELFTAEKKYVLLKGKPGIIRYILESLYRVHDHTPIDITLNSNVPIGSGLGSSAAVTVATLAALYRYHNIRFNKQSLAHDAHMVEQAVQGVASPLDTLVSTYGGLVYLSRNKNVEHFKVNFNVPFVVGYTTKHGNTGKMVKDVRALKLRNPKIINPVITSMGNLTNYAKQAILKRDFNKIGELMNINHGFLDVLGVNTLELSRMVYNAREAGAIGAKTTGAGGGGSIIALCPGKVDEVAEAIDRFDNVLKIRFTRKGVSSRVYK; encoded by the coding sequence ATGATTGCTAAAGCCTCTGCTCCCGCAAAGACAATATTGTTTGGTGAACATTCCGTAGTATATGATGAACCTGCCATAGCAGGAGCAGTCAACAAAAGAGCTTACGTAACAGTTAAACCGTCTGAAAACGGTAGGACTATTTTCAGGGCTCCTGATATAGGTTTTGAAGCAGAACTGTTCACTGCAGAAAAGAAATATGTATTGCTTAAGGGAAAACCAGGAATTATCAGATATATTTTAGAGTCTCTTTATCGAGTTCACGACCATACTCCAATTGACATTACTTTAAATTCAAACGTGCCGATTGGTTCAGGTCTAGGATCATCAGCGGCAGTTACCGTAGCAACTCTTGCTGCATTATACCGTTATCATAATATTCGTTTCAACAAACAGTCCCTTGCTCATGATGCCCATATGGTCGAGCAGGCCGTTCAGGGAGTGGCAAGTCCTTTGGACACTCTGGTATCAACATATGGAGGACTTGTATATCTGTCAAGAAACAAGAACGTTGAGCACTTCAAGGTAAATTTCAATGTTCCTTTTGTTGTCGGATACACCACAAAGCATGGAAACACAGGAAAGATGGTTAAGGATGTAAGGGCGCTTAAGCTTAGAAATCCTAAGATTATCAATCCTGTCATAACATCAATGGGCAATTTAACCAATTATGCAAAACAGGCTATTTTGAAAAGGGATTTCAATAAAATCGGAGAACTGATGAATATAAATCACGGGTTTTTGGACGTATTGGGAGTCAATACCCTGGAACTGTCCCGTATGGTATATAATGCTAGGGAAGCAGGAGCTATCGGTGCAAAGACAACCGGTGCCGGTGGTGGTGGAAGTATTATCGCACTCTGTCCTGGAAAAGTGGATGAAGTTGCTGAAGCCATTGACAGGTTTGATAATGTTTTAAAAATCCGATTCACTCGAAAAGGAGTTTCTTCAAGGGTTTACAAGTGA